The sequence ATTCTTCCAAATTTCCGATGGTTAATTTTCAGCTTTGTCACAATAAATTGAAGGACACCTATAGCTGCTATCGCAATAAAAGTATAAATATGTGGGATAGAAGGATCTGCTATATCTGCTCCGGCTACTGCACCCAATACTATGATAATTAAGAAATCAAATACTGGAACTTCACCAACTGACCTCTTTCCCATAATTAAGGTAACAATTAAAAGCCAAGGAATGATCGTAATAATTCGTCCGAGAACTTTTAAAGTATCTATCATTGATAAATCCATAATTTGAACTCCTTTTACCAAAAATTATGAAGGGAATTGATCTACATGTGGAACGAACATAAAGTGGGTTATGTGGGGGAGGAAGTATTGTTAAAAGGGAACCTTCGTTGGTTCCCTTTTCCAATGCTTTACAATAGACTTAGGCTTTAACGCGCATTCGGGAAGACTCTCTGAACCATTTCACCAAATTCCTCAAATAAGCCTTCCACGGGTTCACCACGTTGTATCTTATCACCATAATCCGTCATACGATCCACGAAATCTGGGTTACTGGACACATAAACATTGTCTATGTTGTTATCGGTACCCTTCACTTGTTGTGAAATTTTATCTTCAAGGTCTCTTCTTACGTCACCTTTTGAATCATCCTCAAGTACGACTGCCACATAAGCATTCCTATTAGTGACAATTACATTTGCGGACTTAACTTCAGTTAAGTCTTCAATCTTATCTTGCGCCTTATCTGCTACTCGCATGCGATTCCCTTGATTATTTTGGTTGTTATACCCGACATTTTGGAAGCCTTGATTCTGAGCGTTGTTTTGATTGTTCCCATTGTCTCTCGCTTCATTGTTCATCGCGCATCCTGTCATCAACAATAATGCAGCAACAAAGACTACAGCTCCTTTAACAAAACGCATGGATATTTCCTCCTTTTTAGTATTTATTCATTGTTAGATTTTCCAAAAAGTTTGATGTTATGTAAAAAAGGTGTTTCTTTTCACAATGAAAGGTATTTCTATGTGAAGTGTGGAATATATCTTGAAAGGTTTTTTCAATTTTTGAAGGATGTGCGAAACTATTTTCTAAGTCATACGTCCTATAATGGTGTATAAATATTTCAAAAATGTTACAAACGTAGTTTAAGATATTTCTAGAATGTGATACATTTATTTTAATTGGATATGTATTACCAGTTAGTATATCCACTATTTTCACAAAATTTAGAAAAGATGGAATATCTTGCTACTACTAATCCTGTCCAGAGAGGTAAGCTGTTAGGAGAATAAGCATGTTTCCAATAAATAAAGCTTGTCGTACGTTTACCACTAAATCGAGCAGGATATAAGGTTATTACTCAACTAGGGGCTAGGAGGAATTATTGTTGGAAAACTTTCATCCAGATTTATTAAGAGTTATAGAGAATATTGAGAAAGTGATGATTGGAAAAAGGAATGTAGCTGAGTTAAGCTTGGTTGCCTTACTTGCAGAAGGACACGTATTACTTGAGGATGTTCCAGGAGTCGGTAAAACGATGATGGTTCGTGCATTAGCAAAGTC is a genomic window of Bacillus carboniphilus containing:
- a CDS encoding YhcN/YlaJ family sporulation lipoprotein, which translates into the protein MRFVKGAVVFVAALLLMTGCAMNNEARDNGNNQNNAQNQGFQNVGYNNQNNQGNRMRVADKAQDKIEDLTEVKSANVIVTNRNAYVAVVLEDDSKGDVRRDLEDKISQQVKGTDNNIDNVYVSSNPDFVDRMTDYGDKIQRGEPVEGLFEEFGEMVQRVFPNAR